From Onychostoma macrolepis isolate SWU-2019 chromosome 05, ASM1243209v1, whole genome shotgun sequence, one genomic window encodes:
- the LOC131541190 gene encoding uncharacterized protein LOC131541190 gives MTLQNCMLHIYGLYYFLALLTLLMSQADGLQCYACNIVHNQRYVDVGCSSPEVITCSHSHKGFKHRFCIRTESVALGVMLTSGCATARHCHTEELPGVNIHCCDSDLCNSATLWRTTTLLPICSLTFSLLFQRLILWTE, from the exons ATGACTCTCCAGAACTGCATGCTGCACATATATGGACTGTATTACTTCTTGGCATTGCTGACACTTCTCATGTCACAAG CTGACGGGCTGCAATGCTACGCCTGTAACATCGTGCATAACCAGAGGTATGTGGACGTAGGATGTTCCAGCCCCGAAGTCATCACCTGCTCCCACTCCCACAAGGGCTTCAAGCATCGCTTCTGCATCAGAACTGAAAGTG tTGCATTGGGAGTCATGCTGACCAGTGGCTGCGCTACAGCACGACACTGCCACACGGAGGAGCTGCCGGGAGTCAACATCCACTGCTGCGACTCTGATCTGTGCAACAGCGCCACGCTCTGGCGGACAACCACACTGCTGCCTATTTGCTCATTGACGTTTTCTCTATTGTTTCAAAGGTTGATACTGTGGACGGAATAA